GAATCATCACaagttattttttcttatttttttttaaaagtttctatGTTTAGCTAATCTTTTTAGTTCTCTTTGTATTAAAGGATAATTAAATAAGGAGATTAAAATAGTTTAGGTGTATAAAATTGTTGAATAAATTGTGTTACTAGTAATAACCAAAATTGACATCTCAATACAGAATTGGCATCCGAAAGCTAACCTCGGACAATTCATATATGATAATAACGTATATAGTAATACTTAATCTTGAGCCATATATGAGTCCACTAGCGAGTATCATATATCGGaccatatataaatttaataattgcAAGTGTAGgaatctaattattatttttggctatatccaaaacaaaaataagtgtTTATCATTTGACATCGTGACAACTATAAACTTTCTATATACCATCACAATCCAATCAGCCTATGTAATTCACGACCATCATCATTGACTTAgataatacaaaattaaatatagcAAAACTTATGAAAAATTTGATGTTAGTTATCTCGTGCGGGTTTCATCCAAAAACATTAACGAATCATGGAGTGTTCAATAATAGACCCAAGATCCAATCATTACTTTGTTGGAGGAGacacttcaaaaccaaaacacaaggagacaaacaaatttcattagaTAAATGACGGCCAAATCAGTCTGCGATCTAAACTGCTCTATTTTTAAGGTGGATAACAAACCACTGTAGACTAAttctatttgtatgcaaaagcgATTCACAGTTGATCATTGCagttttatttctgttttatttggaCCACACCATTACGGACTACATTTActaaatggtaaataaaaagcgaTCCAGTCCGCATACATATTTGTTCGCCCCAATCGCTACAACCATTCACGccttaataataaattaatacattATTCAAAATCTTAGTCATCACATCATTGTTGTTTATTTAAGTATATACGACGCCGTGTttgtataaatttaaaacatcCTTTTAATTGGGGGCTGATTTAGAAATCGTTACTTTTATGAGGGTCATTTTGCAAATTCCATTTCCCAAGTTTTCTTTCACCTTCTCCGGCGAACCAAACCTTTACAATCGGGATTtcgaaaaaccctaaatcagcAAAAAGGGAGATCGTCGTCCGTCGATCTAAGAAAGCTCGAGTGTTCATCATCTAAACGAGGGATTATGAAGGTAAATTGGTCAATCGTCCGTCAGGTTTTTCACCGCCGGTTCTCCACTCTCCGGTCCTCGACACCATCTTCGCGATTATCCACTTTTTCCAGTTCCGTCGGACCTCTTATGTTGGCGCCAAACTCGTTGTCGTCGATGATCGCCAGGAACTCGTTGTTTACTGCCTCCAATACTGGCCGATCCATAGATTGTAACTTCTCAAGCACTTCTCTTCTCCACCGGAGAAGCCTCTGTTCAGAAGCTGGAGGTAATTGGTTCTGCGGGTTCTTGTGTATTTGCGTAAAGATTGGAATTTGCAATCTAGTATATGATCTAGGTTAAAAAACGAGACGGATGAGAGAAAAAAGTAATGAAATTGGGAATTCATTTGTGCTCAGAAATGAATATAATCTTGCAATTTTGATATTAGGTGAGAAAGGTGTTGTTATGGTGAAATCAGAGGAAGATTTCACCAGTGCAATGAGCAAAGCTCAAGGTAAAACATTATCGGATGTGTTATTACTTACTTCACACACTAAGTGAATGTGACTTCGTATGATTCTCTGCTTATGTTGTCTCTTCATGTTTATCTGTATTTAGATGGATCTCTACCCTCCATCTTCTATTTCACTGCAGCTTGGTGTGGACCATGTATGTTGTTTCTTCAGAATCTGAGTTTTGTTCTGTAtagatattctttttttgtgagTGCCCTTATTAGTTGGTGTTCCATTTTACTTCAGGCAGGTTTATCTCTCCTGTAATCGTGGAGCTTAGTAAACAATATCCCGATGTAACTACGTATAAAGTCGACATTGATGAGGTATGTTGATTTGTTCTGCTTTTGTCTATTGTCCTTGACTTTCTTTGAATAAAAACCTTCCCACAGTGTTTTGAGCTTCAACCAAAGAATAAGATTATTTGGTGTTCTGTATACAACTTGGCTCGCCACACTCTGTTTCAATGTTTATACCTACTTTCGTATGTGATAAGAGTTAGGGAGTAAAGATAGCTGAAACATACAATAATGTTCAAGCATCTTTTTACCGTTCTTTGATCAATAATCTTCTGTTCTCATGAACGTCCGATTAAAACTTAATTAACAAAGATATTATTTCTTGCATATATTTGTAGGGTGGGATTTCAAAGACTATCAGCGAGTTGAATATCACAGCTGTGGTGAGCTTCGTTACCTATTCTTTCTAGAACATAATTCTACATTATAAAATCAGCAGGAATGACTCATATGTTGAACCAATCTCATGACCATTTATGATGCAGCCAACACTTCATTTCTTCAAAGGAGGCTCGAAGAAAGGGGAGATTGTGGGTGCAGATGTGACGAAGCTGAAGAATCTCATGGAACAGCTCTACAAGTAACTGTTCCAGTAAAAAAGGTGTTGAAAACTTTGCAAGATAGTTTGAGACTGTGCAATCAAATCAATGTTAAACGTTTATTTCTTCCTTTTACAAGAACCAGGCCGATGTAGTTTTCTCCAAATATGGTTGGATGGTTCATATTGGTTAACCAAGGAACTGAGGGTGGAGAATGTATGCAAAATATGATCTCTTTTGAATAATAATTGCTGAATCCGTTGCCTTTTAGTATTTAAAGCGTTTGAAGTGAGATGTGATTACTTTTAGCAAATAATTGACAAAGATAGGAAAGCTCTGTATATCATAATAAATTTGACAaagttttcaatatatatatatacaataaagtCGACAGTTTTCAATCTATGAAGTTCTATAATGTCCAATAAAATCGACAGTCGACACCCCCGACATTAAAATTTTGACTCTCTCTGCCAtggctaaaagcctaaaactgGTCCTATTATAAATGGGACGcttttgttggaaaattgatgagTACGCTGTAGAGTAATAAATGTGTAGGCAAACAGTGGAATCAGCCGAACAACTATTTGATCTGAAGAGCAAATAATTTTTTGGTCTACACTCTACAGTGTATAAAAGTAAGAAGGTATATATACAGTACGtacaattatgttttgttttatatggaAGTTAATTTCAAAGGAGTTGAAACCTACGGAGTCAAAGAGAGGGTTAGGCGAACAAACTGCCGGAGGAGGACTTTGGGCCTTGGAATGAGACAGGAAGAAGGGTATTATGGTCATTTACGATACTACTACTGTtctgttgtcttcttcttcgtctctctctcccCTCGCGCATCTTCAGTGCTATAAAACTAACCAACGCGTAGATTGAACATTTTAGAGTGAGATTTACGTTTGAAGGTTTCGAtagacgaagatgatgaaggagCCAACAACGACGGAGATAGAAGAAATTGGAACTTCAGCTGTCACGACGATGCCTCCTCCTTCTCTGACGACGGGGTCACCTCACCAGGCGTTAGTGGAGAGGCTCAAGGATTACGGACAGGAAGATGTTTTCGCTCTCTGGGATGAACTTTCACCGGAAGAGCGAGATCTCCTCCTCAGAGACATCGAGGTGAATCGGAGAATTTACACAGTTCCTCCGTTTcattttcgaattttttttttttcatcttaaaTATTCCTCTACTAATTCAGCAAAATTAGCTGAAGATCCTACAAATTACTGTGAATCATTTTCTCAATTTCGCATTTGATTTGGATTATTGTAAGTGTGATGTGTCTATCTCATCTTCCAGAATTTGGATCTTCCAAGAATAGATCGGATCACCAGATGCTCCCTTCACTCTCAAGGTTCATCATCTCTATTATTGACCTCAAACCAAAAGTTTTCTTTGATATAGAGAATTAATCGACCTCTGTTTTTGACCTTATTTAGGGTTGCCAGTGGCTGCAATAGAACCGGTGCCGGAGAATTGTGTGTCAACGGTTGATGAAAGGACAAAGGAAGACAGAGAAAAATGGTGGAGAATGNNNNNNNNNNNNNNNNNNNNNNNNNNNNNNNNNNNNNNNNNNNNNNNNNNNNNNNNNNNNNNNNNNNNNNNNNNNNNNNNNNNNNNNNNNNNNNNNNNNNNNNNNNNNNNNNNNNNNNNNNNNNNNNNNNNNNNNNNNNNNNNNNNNNNNNNNNNNNNNNNNNNNNNNNNNNNNNNNNNNNNNNNNNNNNNNNNNNNNNNNNNNNNNNNNNNNNNNNNNNNNNNNNNNNNNNNNNNNNNNNNNNNNNNNNNNNNNNNNNNNNNNNNNNNNNNNNNNNNNNNNNNNNNNNNNNNNNNNNNNNNNNNNNNNNNNNNNNNNNNNNNNNNNNNNNNNNNNNNNNNNNNNNNNNNNNNNNNNNNNNNNNNNNNNNNNNNNNNNNNNNNNNNNNNNNNNNNNNNNNNNNNNNNNNNNNNNNNNNNNNNNNNNNNNNNNNNNNNNNNNNNNNNNNNNNNNNNNNNNNNNNNNNNNNNNNNNNNNNNNNNNNNNNNNNNNNNNNNNNNNNNNNNNNNNNNNNNNNNNNNNNNNNNNNNNNNNNNNNNNNNNNNNNNNNNNNNNNNNNNNNNNNNNNNNNNNNNNNNNNNNNNNNNNNNNNNNNNNNNNNNNNNNNNNNNNNNNNNNNNNNNNNNNNNNNNNNNNNNNNNNNNNNNNNNNNNNNNNNNNNNNNNNNNNNNNNNNNNNNNNNNNNNNNNNNNNNNNNNNNNNNNNNNNNNNNNNNNNNNNNNNNNNNNNNNNNNNNNNNNNNNNNNNNNNNNNNNNNNNNNNNNNNNNNNNNNNNNNNNNNNNNNNNNNNNNNNNNNNNNNNNNNNNNNNNNNNNNNNNNNNNNNNNNNNNNNNNNNNNNNNNNNNNNNNNNNNNNNNNNNNNNNNNNNNNNNNNNNNNNNNNNNNNNNNNNNNNNNNNNNNNNNNNNNNNNNNNNNNNNNNNNNNNNNNNNNNNNNNNNNNNNNNNNNNNNNNNNNNNNNNNNNNNNNNNNNNNNNNNNNNNNNNNNNNNNNNNNNNNNNNNNNNNNNNNNNNNNNNNNNNNNNNNNNNNNNNNNNNNNNNNNNNNNNNNNNNNNNNNNNNNNNNNNNNNNNNNNNNNNNNNNNNNNNNNNNNNNNNNNNNNNNNNNNNNNNNNNNNNNNNNNNNNNNNNNNNNNNNNNNNNNNNNNNNNNNNNNNNNNNNNNNNNNNNNNNNNNNNNNNNNNNNNNNNNNNNNNNNNNNNNNNNNNNNNNNNNNNNNNNNNNNNNNNNNNNNNNNNNNNNNNNNNNNNNNNNNNNNNNNNNNNNNNNNNNNNNNNNNNNNNNNNNNNNNNNNNNNNNNNNNNNNNNNNNNNNNNNNNNNNNNNNNNNNNNNNNNNNNNNNNNNNNNNNNNNNNNNNNNNNNNNNNNNNNNNNNNNNNNNNNNNNNNNNNNNNNNNNNNNNNNNNNNNNNNNNNNNNNNNNNNNNNNNNNNNNNNNNNNNNNNNNNNNNNNNNNNNNNNNNNNNNNNNNNNNNNNNNNNNNNNNNNNNNNNNNNNNNNNNNNNNNNNNNNNNNNNNNNNNNNNNNNNNNNNNNNNNNNNNNNNNNNNNNNNNNNNNNNNNNNNNNNNNNNNNNNNNNNNNNNNNNNNNNNNNNNNNNNNNNNNNNNNNNNNNNNNNNNNNNNNNNNNNNNNNNNNNNNNNNNNNNNNNNNNNNNNNNNNNNNNNNNNNNNNNNNNNNNNNNNNNNNNNNNNNNNNNNNNNNNNNNNNNNNNNNNNNNNNNNNNNNNNNNNNNNNNNNNNNNNNNNNNNNNNNNNNNNNNNNNNNNNNNNNNNNNNNNNNNNNNNNNNNNNNNNNNNNNNNNNNNNNNNNNNNNNNNNNNNNNNNNNNNNNNNNNNNNNNNNNNNNNNNNNNNNNNNNNNNNNNNNNNNNNNNNNNNNNNNNNNNNNNNNNNNNNNNNNNNNNNNNNNNNNNNNNNNNNNNNNNNNNNNNNNNNNNNNNNNNNNNNNNNNNNNNNNNNNNNNNNNNNNNNNNNNNNNNNNNNNNNNNNNNNNNNNNNNNNNNNNNNNNNNNNNNNNNNNNNNNNNNNNNNNNNNNNNNNNNNNNNNNNNNNNNNNNNNNNNNNNNNNNNNNNNNNNNNNNNNNNNNNNNNNNNNNNNNNNNNNNNNNNNNNNNNNNNNNNNNNNNNNNNNNNNNNNNNNNNNNNNNNNNNNNNNNNNNNNNNNNNNNNNNNNNNNNNNNNNNNNNNNNNNNNNNNNNNNNNNNNNNNNNNNNNNNNNNNNNNNNNNNNNNNNNNNNNNNNNNNNNNNNNNNNNNNNNNNNNNNNNNNNNNNNNNNNNNNNNNNNNNNNNNNNNNNNNNNNNNNNNNNNNNNNNNNNNNNNNNNNNNNNNNNNNNNNNNNNNNNNNNNNNNNNNNNNNNNNNNNNNNNNNNNNNNNNNNNNNNNNNNNNNNNNNNNNNNNNNNNNNNNNNNNNNNNNNNNNNNNNNNNNNNNNNNNNNNNNNNNNNNNNNNNNNNNNNNNNNNNNNNNNNNNNNNNNNNNNNNNNNNNNNNNNNNNNNNNNNNNNNNNNNNNNNNNNNNNNNNNNNNNNNNNNNNNNNNNNNNNNNNNNNNNNNNNNNNNNNNNNNNNNNNNNNNNNNNNNNNNNNNNNNNNNNNNNNNNNNNNNNNNNNNNNNNNNNNNNNNNNNNNNNNNNNNNNNNNNNNNNNNNNNNNNNNNNNNNNNNNNNNNNNNNNNNNNNNNNNNNNNNNNNNNNNNNNNNNNNNNNNNNNNNNNNNNNNNNNNNNNNNNNNNNNNNNNNNNNNNNNNNNNNNNNNNNNNNNNNNNNNNNNNNNNNNNNNNNNNNNNNNNNNNNNNNNNNNNNNNNNNNNNNNNNNNNNNNNNNNNNNNNNNNNNNNNNNNNNNNNNNNNNNNNNNNNNNNNNNNNNNNNNNNNNNNNNNNNNNNNNNNNNNNNNNNNNNNNNNNNNNNNNNNNNNNNNNNNNNNNNNNNNNNNNNNNNNNNNNNNNNNNNNNNNNNNNNNNNNNNNNNNNNNNNNNNNNNNNNNNNNNNNNNNNNNNNNNNNNNNNNNNNNNNNNNNNNNNNNNNNNNNNNNNNNNNNNNNNNNNNNNNNNNNNNNNNNNNNNNNNNNNNNNNNNNNNNNNNNNNNNNNNNNNNNNNNNNNNNNNNNNNNNNNNNNNNNNNNNNNNNNNNNNNNNNNNNNNNNNNNNNNNNNNNNNNNNNNNNNNNNNNNNNNNNNNNNNNNNNNNNNNNNNNNNNNNNNNNNNNNNNNNNNNNNNNNNNNNNNNNNNNNNNNNNNNNNNNNNNNNNNNNNNNNNNNNNNNNNNNNNNNNNNNNNNNNNNNNNNNNNNNNNNNNNNNNNNNNN
The Camelina sativa cultivar DH55 chromosome 6, Cs, whole genome shotgun sequence genome window above contains:
- the LOC104792256 gene encoding thioredoxin O1, mitochondrial-like, which codes for MKVNWSIVRQVFHRRFSTLRSSTPSSRLSTFSSSVGPLMLAPNSLSSMIARNSLFTASNTGRSIDCNFSSTSLLHRRSLCSEAGGEKGVVMVKSEEDFTSAMSKAQDGSLPSIFYFTAAWCGPCRFISPVIVELSKQYPDVTTYKVDIDEGGISKTISELNITAVPTLHFFKGGSKKGEIVGADVTKLKNLMEQLYK